In Phacochoerus africanus isolate WHEZ1 chromosome 1, ROS_Pafr_v1, whole genome shotgun sequence, the following are encoded in one genomic region:
- the DRD3 gene encoding D(3) dopamine receptor: MAPLSQLGGHINSTCAAENTTGASRARPHAYYALSYCTLILAIVFGNGLVCVAVLRERALQTTTNYLVVSLAVADLLVATLVMPWVVYLEVTGGVWNFSRVCCDVFVTLDVMMCTASILNLCAISIDRYTAVVMPVHYQHGTGQSSCRRVALMITAVWVLAFAVSCPLLFGFNTTGDPSVCSISNPDFVLYSSVVSFYLPFGVTVLVYARIYVVLRQRRRKRFLTRQNSQCLSVRPGFPQQSSCLRLHPIRQFSIRARFPSDAMGKMEHSEDKQYPQKCQDSLLLHLQPLSPGQTHMELKRYYSICQDTALERPGFQEGEGELKRAGRTRNSLSPTMAPKLSLEVRKLSNGRLSTSLKLGPLQPRGVPLREKKATQMLVIVLGTFIVCWLPFFLTHVLNTHCQACHVSPELYSATTWLGYVNSAVNPVIYTTFNVEFRKAFLKILSC, from the exons ATGGCGCCTCTTAGCCAACTGGGGGGCCACATCAACTCCACCTGTGCAGCAGAGAACACCACAGGGGCCAGCCGGGCCCGTCCGCATGCCTACTACGCCCTGTCCTACTGCACACTCATCCTGGCCATAGTCTTTGGCAATGGTCTGGTGTGTGTGGCCGTGCTGAGGGAACGGGCCCTACAGACCACCACCAACTATCTGGTGGTGAGCCTGGCCGTGGCGGACCTGCTAGTGGCCACCTTGGTGATGCCCTGGGTGGTGTACCTGGAG GTAACAGGTGGAGTCTGGAATTTCAGCCGAGTCTGCTGCGATGTTTTCGTCACCCTGGATGTCATGATGTGTACAGCCAGCATCCTGAACCTCTGTGCCATCAGCATCGACAG ATACACTGCCGTGGTCATGCCAGTTCACTACCAACATGGCACGGGACAGAGCTCTTGTCGGCGTGTGGCCCTCATGATCACGGCCGTCTGGGTACTGGCCTTCGCCGTGTCTTGCCCTCTCCTCTTTGGCTTCAACACCACAG GAGACCCCAGCGTCTGCTCTATCTCCAACCCTGATTTTGTCCTCTACTCTTCAGTGGTGTCCTTCTACCTACCCTTTGGAGTGACTGTGCTTGTCTATGCCAGGATCTATGTGGTATTAAGACAGAGGAGACGGAAACGCTTCCTCACTCGACAGAACAGTCAGTGCCTCAGTGTGAGGCCTGGCTTCCCCCAGCAG TCTTCCTGTCTACGGTTGCACCCCATTCGGCAGTTTTCAATAAGGGCCAGATTTCCATCAGATGCCATGGGGAAAATG GAACATTCAGAAGACAAACAATATCCCCAGAAATGTCAGGACTCTCTCTTGTTACACCTGCAGCCCCTTTCCCCTGGCCAGACACACATGGAGTTGAAGCGCTACTACAGCATCTGCCAAGATACTGCCTTGGAGAGACCAGGCttccaggaaggagaaggagagttGAAAAGGGCAGGGAGGACTCGGAACTCCCTCAGCCCCACCATGGCCCCCAAGCTCAGCTTAGAGGTTCGAAAACTCAGTAATGGCAGGTTGTCAACATCCCTGAAGCTGGGGCCTCTGCAACCTCGGGGAGTACCACTTCGGGAGAAGAAGGCAACCCAGATGCTGGTTATTGTGCTCG GGACCTTCATTGTCTGCTGGCTGCCCTTCTTCTTGACCCATGTTCTCAATACCCACTGTCAAGCATGCCACGTGTCCCCAGAGCTTTACAGTGCCACAACGTGGCTGGGCTACGTGAACAGCGCCGTCAACCCCGTGATCTATACCACCTTCAATGTCGAGTTCCGCAAAGCCTTCCTCAAGATCCTATCTTGCtga